A segment of the Peptococcaceae bacterium genome:
GCTTGCGCTTATCTTGAGGGTCAGGGCGGTTTGATTGCCGTTGACGAGGAGGGGGTTTATCTATATAAAGAAAACGATCCTGAAAACAGGAAATTTGCTCTCATCAGCGGCGTTCCGGTAAATGACAGCGCCGGTCCGGGAGCGGACCTTTCTACGCCAGGGCTTGCTTCGGCTTTGCTCCTGCTCAAGCTCCTCGATAAAGCCATCCTGGCAGATGTCGAGGAGATTGTGGCGCCAACCCCCGAATCTCTGGTTTTGAAGACGCGTCACGGTGTGGAGGTGCGTTTTGGAAGACCGGAAGAACTGGAAAGGAAGGTCATGTTAATTGGCGAACTCCTGGTGAAAAACGGCGAGCTGATTAATGACCAGACTGTTGAATACATAGACTTGCGTTATAATACAGCTCCCGTAATCAAACGAAAAAACTGAAATAAGTCAGGCTAAAAAAAGGGAAAAGCCACCTGATTGTGGAATATGCAATTATAGGAGAAGAAATGCGAAACGCAGGCTTACCAGGAATGTAAAGAGGAGAAGGGAGAAGTTTTTGATGCTTGAATTTGAAACAGATATTCACCGTACTGCCATGATAAAAGTCATA
Coding sequences within it:
- a CDS encoding FtsQ-type POTRA domain-containing protein — translated: MHSAVFSVKAVDVKGNSFLSAEEIVELSGIRTGVNIFKLDTREAAAKMKVHPRIKNVEIKRKLPHKILLQVTERYACAYLEGQGGLIAVDEEGVYLYKENDPENRKFALISGVPVNDSAGPGADLSTPGLASALLLLKLLDKAILADVEEIVAPTPESLVLKTRHGVEVRFGRPEELERKVMLIGELLVKNGELINDQTVEYIDLRYNTAPVIKRKN